One Streptomyces sp. ML-6 genomic region harbors:
- the fxsB gene encoding radical SAM/SPASM protein FxsB, inactivated metallohydrolase extension form has translation MTGPRVPFREIVLKVHSRCDLACDHCYVYEHADQSWRTRPKTISDDVIFQTAQRLAEHAKTHALPSVSVILHGGEPLLAGPARLRRVCEELTSAFDGVAELDLRIHTNGLQLSPRYLDLFDEFGVRVGISLDGDRAANDRHRRYADGRSSHPLVLKAVELLHQERYRHLDLGLLCTVDIRNDPHAVLDALTELEPPLIDFLLPHATWDDPPPRPDGSPTAYADWLLAIFDRWQERGRPVPVRLFSSVLSTLSGGPSLTESLGLAPTDLVVVETDGRLEQVDSLKSAYEGAAATGFDVFAHTFDEVADHPGVRARQLGLAGVGETCRRCPVVRTCGGGLYTHRYRSEGPSGAFDNPSVYCADLFALVRGIEARTAQELVAPAVTGPAGAAAAQLDLNRTLLARLNADIGRRGGAEWEAAWELAAAVEASEEGARALDEVLALPYARGWLLGALESVHEHSGAVRAARGLSAYLAAAVVRGGLDLPVPVDLPDGGLFLPGLGGLRVPGAGERGTGVLRATGGGFLVRPEGSGGAEVRVARPAEPGPGWRPLRRPAIPGTVSGPVLDDADPFRDCFPVPAAAPLDDRTAAGLEARIVEAWTLIGAKAPGRAAEMADRLTTLTPLTGLDPAEPAVGRHGFGALGISVDGGAEELAFALLRGFRRAELQALVDVTDLYAADGSWEHRMPWKEESVPFSRLLADTYERMALGAFEPNCLEGVPEALDMLEGAAEVTVGGKRLVELMRKEI, from the coding sequence ATGACAGGACCCCGGGTCCCATTCCGCGAAATTGTACTTAAAGTACACAGCAGGTGCGATCTTGCCTGCGATCATTGCTACGTCTACGAACATGCAGATCAGAGCTGGCGTACCCGCCCCAAAACAATCTCTGACGACGTCATTTTCCAGACAGCTCAGCGCCTGGCCGAGCATGCCAAGACACATGCACTGCCCTCCGTGTCAGTGATCCTGCACGGAGGGGAGCCCCTGCTGGCGGGCCCCGCGCGACTGCGCCGGGTCTGCGAGGAACTCACCTCCGCCTTCGACGGCGTCGCGGAGCTCGATCTCCGCATCCACACCAATGGGCTCCAGCTCAGTCCCCGGTACCTCGACCTCTTCGACGAATTCGGCGTCCGGGTCGGCATCTCCCTCGACGGCGACCGGGCCGCCAACGACCGGCACCGCCGCTACGCGGACGGACGCAGCAGCCACCCCCTGGTCCTCAAGGCCGTCGAACTGCTCCACCAGGAGCGCTACCGCCACCTTGACCTCGGCCTCCTGTGCACCGTCGACATCCGCAACGACCCGCACGCGGTCCTCGACGCGCTGACCGAGCTCGAACCGCCCCTCATCGACTTCCTGCTCCCGCACGCCACCTGGGACGACCCGCCGCCGCGTCCGGACGGTTCGCCCACCGCCTACGCCGACTGGCTCCTCGCGATCTTCGACCGCTGGCAGGAGCGGGGGCGCCCGGTGCCGGTGCGGCTCTTCTCCTCGGTGCTCTCCACGCTGAGCGGCGGCCCCAGCCTCACCGAGTCCCTGGGGCTCGCCCCGACGGACCTCGTCGTCGTCGAGACCGACGGCCGGCTGGAGCAGGTCGACTCGCTCAAGAGCGCCTACGAGGGCGCCGCGGCCACCGGGTTCGACGTCTTCGCCCACACCTTCGACGAGGTCGCCGACCACCCCGGGGTGCGGGCCCGCCAGCTCGGGCTGGCCGGGGTGGGCGAGACCTGCCGCCGCTGCCCCGTGGTGCGCACCTGCGGAGGCGGCCTGTACACCCACAGGTACCGCTCCGAGGGCCCGTCCGGCGCGTTCGACAACCCCTCGGTGTACTGCGCCGACCTGTTCGCCCTGGTGCGCGGCATCGAGGCCCGTACGGCGCAGGAGCTCGTCGCGCCCGCGGTGACCGGGCCCGCCGGGGCGGCCGCCGCCCAACTGGACCTCAACCGCACCCTGCTCGCCCGGCTGAACGCCGACATCGGCCGGCGCGGCGGCGCGGAGTGGGAGGCCGCCTGGGAGCTCGCTGCCGCCGTCGAGGCGTCCGAGGAGGGCGCCCGCGCCCTGGACGAGGTGCTGGCCCTGCCGTACGCCCGCGGCTGGCTGCTCGGGGCGCTGGAGTCGGTCCACGAGCACTCCGGCGCCGTACGGGCGGCGCGCGGGCTGTCGGCGTACCTCGCGGCGGCCGTCGTGCGGGGCGGTCTCGACCTGCCCGTACCGGTGGACCTCCCGGACGGCGGCCTCTTCCTGCCCGGTCTCGGCGGGCTGCGCGTCCCTGGCGCGGGGGAGCGCGGCACGGGCGTGCTGCGGGCCACCGGGGGCGGTTTCCTCGTCCGGCCGGAGGGGAGCGGCGGGGCCGAGGTGCGGGTCGCCCGGCCGGCGGAACCCGGTCCGGGCTGGCGGCCGCTGCGGCGGCCGGCGATCCCCGGGACGGTGTCCGGTCCGGTGCTCGACGACGCCGATCCGTTCCGCGACTGCTTCCCGGTACCCGCCGCGGCCCCCCTCGACGACCGGACCGCTGCCGGTCTGGAGGCCAGGATCGTCGAGGCCTGGACCCTGATCGGGGCGAAGGCCCCCGGGCGGGCCGCGGAGATGGCGGACCGCCTCACCACCCTCACGCCCCTCACGGGTCTGGACCCGGCCGAGCCCGCCGTGGGACGACACGGGTTCGGGGCGCTGGGCATCTCCGTGGACGGCGGCGCGGAGGAACTGGCGTTCGCGCTGTTGAGGGGATTCCGGAGGGCCGAATTGCAGGCGCTTGTCGATGTCACGGATCTTTACGCGGCGGACGGCTCCTGGGAACATCGAATGCCTTGGAAGGAAGAGTCGGTTCCGTTTTCCCGGTTGCTGGCCGACACCTATGAGCGGATGGCGTTGGGCGCATTCGAGCCGAACTGCCTGGAGGGGGTACCGGAAGCCCTCGACATGCTGGAAGGTGCCGCCGAAGTGACCGTCGGCGGGAAAAGGTTGGTGGAGCTGATGAGAAAAGAGATCTGA
- the fxsA gene encoding FxSxx-COOH cyclophane-containing RiPP peptide: protein MKTSESPRAFAVAKKSPVSLAEIDTRGAEATRKLGRVLSAPADRHTQASTFSSAL, encoded by the coding sequence GTGAAGACCTCTGAATCCCCCCGTGCCTTCGCTGTTGCGAAGAAGAGCCCCGTGTCGCTCGCCGAGATCGACACTCGCGGAGCTGAAGCCACCAGGAAGCTCGGCCGAGTGCTCTCGGCCCCTGCCGACCGCCACACCCAGGCATCGACCTTCAGTTCCGCGCTCTGA
- a CDS encoding DUF4231 domain-containing protein, giving the protein MTALPGPLQSMVFRNADLPALFHHTDEIAIASQREAVNTTRVQLILLVVGTAPAAVPWHVTVGDTFQLIDAAGVLAYLGVLITTYLSARRKAKSQWQLNRSAAEFIKSMCWRYSVHGAPFDTGTQHPEAVFANRLEEGLQELRKVGWADPRDLTADSGGLITDSMRELRGKAFTVRKETYVRDRLIEQRSWYRRRQEVSRRATLVWSTTIAALTALALVFALLRMFSATQSFALTGVLSAAAAACLAWNEMRRHHPLISAHSLVEQDLEAMQVAMETTLTERQWPRAVFETERIVSPQHTDWLARHQM; this is encoded by the coding sequence ATGACCGCGCTTCCCGGGCCGCTCCAGAGCATGGTCTTCAGGAACGCCGACCTTCCGGCGCTCTTCCACCACACGGACGAGATCGCCATCGCGAGCCAGCGGGAGGCCGTGAACACCACCCGCGTCCAACTGATCCTGCTGGTCGTGGGCACCGCACCGGCCGCGGTTCCGTGGCACGTCACGGTCGGTGACACGTTTCAACTCATCGATGCCGCAGGCGTGTTGGCCTATCTGGGCGTCCTGATCACGACGTACCTCTCCGCCCGGCGCAAAGCAAAGTCGCAATGGCAACTCAACCGCTCGGCGGCGGAGTTCATCAAATCCATGTGCTGGCGCTACTCGGTGCACGGGGCGCCCTTCGACACCGGCACCCAGCATCCGGAGGCGGTGTTCGCCAACCGGCTGGAGGAGGGGCTCCAGGAGCTCCGGAAGGTCGGCTGGGCCGACCCCCGCGACCTGACGGCGGATTCCGGCGGACTCATCACCGATTCCATGCGCGAGCTGCGCGGGAAGGCGTTCACCGTACGCAAGGAGACGTACGTGCGGGACCGGCTCATCGAGCAGAGGAGTTGGTACCGCAGGCGGCAGGAGGTGTCGCGGCGGGCCACCCTCGTCTGGTCGACCACCATCGCCGCGCTGACCGCGCTCGCCCTGGTCTTCGCCCTGCTGAGGATGTTCTCCGCCACCCAGTCCTTCGCCCTGACGGGGGTGCTGTCGGCGGCGGCCGCGGCCTGTCTGGCGTGGAACGAGATGCGGCGGCACCACCCGCTGATCTCGGCGCACTCGCTGGTCGAGCAGGACCTGGAGGCGATGCAGGTGGCGATGGAGACCACGCTGACCGAACGCCAGTGGCCGCGGGCGGTCTTCGAGACCGAGCGCATCGTCTCCCCGCAGCACACCGACTGGCTGGCCCGGCACCAGATGTGA
- a CDS encoding S1 family peptidase, giving the protein MRIKRTAPLHGTARRARAVAVAAGLVSVAALAVPSARADTATTFSTAQLSAASDAVLGADVAGTAWNIDPATGKVVVAADSTVSQAEIAHIKKTAGVNAGALKIERLPGKLSKLVSGGDAIYAPSWRCSLGFNVRSGSTYYFLTAGHCTDGYPDWYANSAKTTKIGPTVGSSFPTNDYGLVRYDNASVAHPGTVGSVDITSAANATVGMSVTRRGSTTGTHSGSVTGLNATVNYGGGDVVYGMIKTNVCAEPGDSGGPLYSGSRAIGLTSGGSGNCSSGGTTYFQPVTEALSAYGVSVF; this is encoded by the coding sequence GTGAGGATCAAGCGCACCGCCCCCCTCCACGGCACCGCCAGACGCGCCAGGGCCGTGGCCGTCGCGGCGGGCCTCGTCTCCGTCGCCGCGCTCGCCGTCCCCAGCGCCCGGGCCGACACCGCCACCACCTTCAGCACGGCGCAGCTCTCCGCCGCCAGTGATGCCGTCCTCGGCGCCGACGTGGCGGGCACCGCCTGGAACATCGACCCGGCCACGGGCAAGGTCGTGGTCGCCGCCGACAGCACGGTCTCGCAGGCCGAGATCGCCCACATCAAGAAGACCGCCGGGGTCAACGCGGGAGCCCTGAAGATCGAGCGCCTCCCCGGCAAGCTCAGCAAGCTGGTCTCGGGCGGCGACGCGATCTACGCGCCCAGCTGGCGCTGTTCCCTGGGCTTCAACGTCCGCAGCGGCTCCACCTACTACTTCCTGACCGCCGGCCACTGCACCGACGGCTACCCGGACTGGTACGCCAACTCCGCCAAGACCACGAAGATCGGTCCGACGGTCGGCTCCAGCTTCCCGACCAACGACTACGGGCTGGTCCGCTACGACAACGCCTCGGTCGCCCACCCGGGCACCGTCGGCAGCGTCGACATCACCAGCGCGGCCAACGCCACGGTCGGCATGTCCGTCACCCGCCGCGGCTCCACCACCGGCACCCACAGCGGCTCCGTCACGGGCCTCAACGCCACGGTCAACTACGGCGGTGGCGACGTCGTCTACGGCATGATCAAGACCAACGTCTGCGCGGAGCCCGGCGACTCGGGCGGTCCGCTCTACTCCGGCTCCAGGGCGATCGGCCTCACCTCCGGCGGCAGCGGCAACTGCTCCTCGGGCGGCACGACGTACTTCCAGCCGGTCACCGAGGCGCTCAGCGCGTACGGGGTCAGCGTCTTCTGA
- a CDS encoding DUF1684 domain-containing protein: MSTDAQQPHGPEQAAQDWKHWHEERTAAVAGPYGPLSLTGTHWLSDHPEGRLPGIPGQWREDGDAVVLDATDGDGLTVDGEPFTGRVRLTADRGPIDGSRVAHGARRLVVLSREGLWAVRDFDPDSAARRAFRTIEATPYDARWVRPGTFRAYDASRTVRVANADGVERGLGLAGEIAFELDGTEHTLQVAVEADGSLWAVFADATSGRSSYRFRFLRPAAPAADGGVTVDLNRALLPPCAFADHFICPFPPPGNTLSVAVEAGERNRVDH, encoded by the coding sequence ATGAGCACGGACGCACAGCAGCCGCACGGCCCCGAGCAGGCGGCGCAGGACTGGAAGCACTGGCACGAGGAGCGCACCGCCGCGGTCGCCGGACCGTACGGCCCCCTCTCCCTCACCGGCACCCACTGGCTCTCCGACCACCCGGAGGGCCGCCTCCCCGGGATTCCCGGTCAGTGGCGGGAGGACGGCGACGCGGTGGTGCTCGACGCCACCGACGGGGACGGGCTGACCGTCGACGGCGAACCCTTCACCGGCCGGGTGCGCCTCACCGCCGACCGGGGCCCCATCGACGGCTCCCGCGTCGCGCACGGCGCACGGCGACTGGTCGTGCTGAGCCGCGAAGGGCTGTGGGCGGTACGGGACTTCGACCCGGACTCCGCCGCGCGGCGCGCCTTCCGGACCATCGAGGCCACCCCGTACGACGCCCGTTGGGTGCGGCCGGGCACCTTCCGCGCGTACGACGCCTCCCGCACGGTCCGGGTGGCGAACGCCGACGGGGTCGAGCGCGGCCTCGGACTCGCCGGCGAGATCGCCTTCGAGCTCGACGGCACGGAGCACACCCTCCAGGTGGCGGTCGAGGCCGACGGCTCGCTCTGGGCCGTCTTCGCCGACGCCACCAGCGGCCGGAGCAGCTACCGCTTCCGCTTCCTGCGGCCCGCCGCCCCGGCCGCCGACGGCGGCGTGACGGTCGACCTCAACCGGGCGCTGCTGCCGCCCTGCGCCTTCGCGGACCACTTCATCTGCCCCTTCCCGCCGCCCGGCAACACCCTTTCCGTCGCCGTCGAGGCGGGGGAGCGCAACCGCGTCGACCACTGA
- a CDS encoding NtaA/DmoA family FMN-dependent monooxygenase (This protein belongs to a clade of FMN-dependent monooxygenases, within a broader family of flavin-dependent oxidoreductases, the luciferase-like monooxygenase (LMM) family, some of whose members use coenzyme F420 rather than FMN.), whose amino-acid sequence MTTTTRPMHLAAHFPGVNNTTVWTAPRAGSQIDFSSFEHLARTAERGLFDFFFLAEGLRLREHHGRIHDLDVVGRPESLTVLAALASVTHRIGLAATVNTTFNEPYELARRLATLDHLSGGRAAWNAVTSPDAFTGENFRRGGYLDRAHRYTRAAEFVATARELWDTWTPDGTPRPFAHHGRHFGIEGEFTVPRSPQGHPVVIQAGDSAEGREFAASAADVIFTRHGTPESGRAFYADVKARLAKYGRERDELRIMPGVTFVLGDTDADAQERAAEIRLQQVSPQNAILALEQVWGRDLSGHDPDGPLPAVDPDPTASATRGRVAHGDPLETAARWRALSERKGLSTRQTVIEATGRQSFVGSPRTVAERLVEFVAADAADGFVLVPHLTPGGLDEFVDRVVPLLQERGAFRSEYGGPTLRSHLGLAEPVWKG is encoded by the coding sequence ATGACCACCACGACCCGGCCGATGCACCTCGCCGCCCACTTCCCCGGCGTGAACAACACCACCGTCTGGACGGCCCCCCGGGCCGGGAGCCAGATCGACTTCTCCTCCTTCGAACACCTCGCCCGCACCGCGGAACGCGGCCTGTTCGACTTCTTCTTCCTCGCCGAGGGGCTGCGGCTGCGCGAGCACCACGGCCGCATCCACGACCTGGACGTGGTGGGTCGGCCCGAATCCCTCACCGTGCTGGCCGCGCTGGCCTCCGTCACCCACCGGATCGGCCTCGCCGCCACCGTCAACACCACCTTCAACGAGCCCTACGAACTGGCCCGCCGCCTCGCCACCCTCGACCACCTCAGCGGGGGCCGGGCGGCCTGGAACGCGGTCACCTCGCCGGACGCCTTCACCGGGGAGAACTTCCGGCGCGGTGGCTACCTCGACCGCGCCCACCGGTACACCAGGGCCGCCGAGTTCGTCGCCACCGCCCGCGAACTGTGGGACACCTGGACCCCCGACGGCACCCCGCGCCCCTTCGCGCACCACGGCCGGCACTTCGGCATCGAGGGCGAGTTCACCGTCCCGCGCTCCCCGCAGGGCCACCCGGTCGTCATCCAGGCGGGGGACTCCGCGGAGGGCCGCGAGTTCGCCGCGTCCGCCGCCGACGTGATCTTCACCCGGCACGGCACCCCGGAGTCGGGCCGCGCGTTCTACGCCGACGTCAAGGCGCGGCTGGCGAAGTACGGGCGGGAACGGGACGAGCTGAGGATCATGCCCGGGGTCACCTTCGTGCTGGGCGACACCGACGCCGATGCCCAGGAGCGGGCGGCCGAGATCCGCCTCCAGCAGGTCTCCCCGCAGAACGCGATCCTGGCCCTGGAACAGGTCTGGGGCCGCGACCTCTCCGGCCACGACCCCGACGGCCCGCTCCCCGCCGTCGACCCGGACCCCACCGCCTCGGCGACCCGGGGCCGGGTGGCGCACGGCGACCCCCTGGAGACCGCGGCCCGCTGGCGCGCGCTGTCCGAGCGGAAGGGGCTCTCCACCCGGCAGACCGTCATCGAGGCGACCGGCCGGCAGTCCTTCGTCGGCAGCCCGCGGACGGTCGCGGAGCGGCTCGTCGAGTTCGTCGCCGCCGACGCCGCCGACGGGTTCGTCCTCGTGCCGCACCTCACCCCGGGCGGGCTGGACGAGTTCGTCGACCGGGTCGTCCCGCTGCTCCAGGAACGCGGCGCGTTCCGCTCCGAGTACGGCGGTCCCACGCTGCGGTCCCACCTCGGGCTCGCCGAGCCGGTGTGGAAGGGTTGA
- a CDS encoding LLM class flavin-dependent oxidoreductase has protein sequence MSATAPLHLAAEIGGPPRYDPAHYIDLARLAERGALDFVTLGDSFLRPGLDALAVLARVAPATHRIGLVPTVTTTHTEPFHVSSAVATLDWVSRGRAGWYVDVSTTGAEARLFGRRPAAPADELWQEAGEVADASARLWDSWEDDAEIRDAATGRFVDRDKLHHIDFEGAFFSVRGPAIVPRPPQGHPVVVVDGTGGPAARVAARHADVVLVRATAPERAAALRAELRRRAAAHGRDPRALRVLLALTVDLGDIETAPEPGLESGPPLSAGGSYYRGGPVDLAELITRWHRGGAVDGFHLTPITPGRDLERIVNGTVALLQHRGLFRTFHPGGTLREHLGLARPANRYAQERGRA, from the coding sequence ATGTCCGCGACCGCCCCCCTGCACCTGGCCGCCGAGATCGGCGGCCCGCCCCGTTACGACCCGGCGCACTACATCGACCTCGCCCGGCTCGCCGAGCGCGGCGCGCTCGACTTCGTCACGCTCGGCGACTCCTTCCTCAGGCCGGGGCTCGACGCGCTCGCCGTGCTCGCCCGGGTCGCGCCCGCCACCCACCGGATCGGCCTCGTGCCCACCGTCACCACCACCCACACCGAGCCCTTCCACGTGTCGTCCGCCGTGGCCACCCTGGACTGGGTGAGCCGGGGCCGGGCGGGCTGGTACGTCGACGTGTCGACCACCGGGGCCGAGGCCCGGCTGTTCGGCCGGCGCCCGGCGGCACCCGCCGACGAGCTGTGGCAGGAGGCCGGTGAGGTCGCCGACGCGAGCGCCCGGCTGTGGGACAGCTGGGAGGACGACGCCGAGATCCGGGACGCCGCCACCGGGCGCTTCGTCGACCGCGACAAGCTGCACCACATCGACTTCGAGGGCGCCTTCTTCTCGGTCCGGGGCCCCGCGATCGTGCCCCGGCCCCCGCAGGGGCACCCGGTCGTCGTGGTCGACGGGACGGGCGGCCCGGCCGCACGGGTCGCGGCCCGCCACGCCGACGTCGTCCTGGTACGGGCCACCGCGCCCGAGCGGGCTGCCGCGCTCCGCGCCGAACTGCGCCGGCGCGCCGCGGCGCACGGACGCGACCCCCGCGCACTCCGGGTGCTGCTCGCGCTCACCGTCGACCTCGGCGACATCGAGACCGCTCCGGAACCGGGCCTGGAGAGCGGCCCCCCGCTCTCGGCCGGCGGCTCGTACTACCGGGGCGGCCCGGTCGACCTCGCCGAACTGATCACCCGCTGGCACCGCGGCGGGGCGGTGGACGGCTTCCACCTCACGCCCATCACCCCCGGCCGCGACCTCGAACGGATCGTCAACGGCACCGTGGCCCTGCTCCAGCACCGTGGCCTGTTCCGCACCTTCCACCCCGGCGGCACCCTGCGCGAGCACCTGGGCCTGGCCCGCCCCGCCAACCGGTACGCCCAGGAAAGGGGACGCGCATGA
- a CDS encoding FAD/NAD(P)-binding protein yields the protein MSRAPVLVVIGAGPRATGLIERIAANVPELYGDRPLDIRIVDPYPPGGGRVWRHDQSPLLWMNSMAEDVTMFTDETVRQEGPVRPGPALHTWAADIRDGRLPLPDEAGAEPGLRAEIEALTGDTFPSRRLQGVYLRWVYGRAVAALPAGIDVTWHRGRVLRITGPREGRQRVWLEGHGTPLLADAVAVTIGHLDAEPEPEHAGLAEFADRHGLVHLPPDFTADSDLSVLPAGEPVLVRGFGLAFVDLMVLLTEGRGGRYENGEYVPSGREPVLYVGSRRGVPHHSKIGYAWEGERPPLPRFLGPDWTEALLKADGPVDFRRDVWPHVAKELGHAHYHRLFTAHPERTRGDRAAFEARYAAADPAGPELRALVEAAVPDPADRLDLEALDRPLDGVRHSSYDALQKGMRDHITADLERRHDPGHSPDLAVFLGLLSAYGQLLRLGDTGNWWHGFFSHLASGPPGPRLRGLLALSRAGLVRFLGAGMTVETDERRGLFVAGSATVPGLRTTARALVEARLPDPAPERVRSTLLRELYADGAAATGSGLLSVDPDDGRVLHRDGRPHARRFALGPLTSARTGAAFTRPRTGGPAFRQNDATARTALRLLRDLARDDGPRT from the coding sequence ATGAGCCGGGCCCCGGTGCTCGTCGTCATAGGCGCGGGCCCGCGCGCCACCGGCCTGATCGAGCGCATCGCCGCCAACGTCCCCGAACTGTACGGGGACCGCCCCCTGGACATCCGGATCGTCGACCCGTACCCGCCCGGCGGCGGCCGGGTCTGGCGGCACGACCAGTCCCCGCTGCTGTGGATGAACTCCATGGCCGAGGACGTCACGATGTTCACCGACGAAACGGTCCGGCAGGAGGGTCCGGTACGCCCGGGGCCCGCCCTGCACACCTGGGCGGCGGACATCCGGGACGGACGCCTGCCCCTCCCCGACGAGGCCGGCGCCGAGCCCGGACTCCGCGCCGAGATCGAGGCGCTGACGGGCGACACCTTCCCGAGCAGACGACTGCAGGGCGTCTACCTGCGCTGGGTGTACGGGCGGGCGGTGGCCGCGCTCCCGGCGGGCATCGACGTCACCTGGCACCGCGGCCGGGTCCTGCGGATCACCGGACCGCGCGAGGGCCGCCAGCGCGTCTGGCTGGAGGGGCACGGCACCCCGCTGCTCGCCGACGCCGTCGCCGTCACCATCGGCCATCTCGACGCCGAACCGGAGCCGGAACACGCCGGGCTGGCCGAATTCGCCGACCGCCACGGACTCGTCCACCTGCCGCCGGACTTCACCGCCGACAGCGACCTGTCCGTGCTGCCCGCGGGCGAACCGGTCCTCGTCCGGGGCTTCGGCCTCGCCTTCGTCGACCTCATGGTGCTGCTCACCGAGGGACGCGGCGGCCGGTACGAGAACGGCGAGTACGTGCCCTCCGGCAGGGAACCCGTGCTGTACGTCGGATCGCGCCGCGGCGTCCCCCACCACTCCAAGATCGGTTACGCCTGGGAGGGCGAACGCCCGCCGCTGCCGCGCTTCCTCGGCCCGGACTGGACCGAGGCGCTGCTGAAGGCGGACGGACCGGTCGACTTCCGGCGGGACGTGTGGCCGCACGTGGCGAAGGAACTCGGCCACGCCCACTACCACCGCCTCTTCACCGCCCACCCCGAACGCACCAGGGGCGACCGGGCCGCCTTCGAGGCGCGGTACGCCGCCGCGGACCCGGCCGGGCCCGAACTGCGCGCCCTCGTCGAGGCCGCCGTGCCCGACCCCGCGGACCGCCTCGACCTCGAGGCGCTCGACCGCCCCCTGGACGGGGTGCGCCACTCCTCGTACGACGCGCTCCAGAAGGGGATGCGCGACCACATCACCGCCGACCTGGAACGCCGCCACGACCCCGGCCACAGCCCGGACCTCGCCGTCTTCCTCGGACTGCTCTCCGCCTACGGGCAGCTGCTCCGGCTCGGGGACACCGGGAACTGGTGGCACGGCTTCTTCAGCCACCTCGCCTCCGGCCCGCCGGGCCCCCGGCTGCGCGGACTGCTCGCCCTCTCCCGGGCCGGCCTCGTCCGCTTCCTCGGCGCCGGGATGACCGTCGAGACCGACGAGCGAAGGGGCCTCTTCGTGGCGGGCAGCGCCACCGTGCCGGGGCTGCGGACGACGGCCCGCGCCCTGGTCGAGGCCCGCCTGCCGGACCCCGCCCCGGAACGCGTCCGCAGCACACTGCTCCGGGAGCTGTACGCGGACGGCGCCGCCGCCACCGGCTCCGGGCTGCTCTCGGTCGACCCCGACGACGGCCGCGTCCTGCACCGCGACGGCCGCCCCCACGCGCGCCGCTTCGCACTGGGCCCGCTCACCTCCGCCCGCACCGGCGCGGCGTTCACCCGGCCGCGCACCGGCGGCCCGGCCTTCCGGCAGAACGACGCCACCGCGCGCACGGCGCTGCGCCTGCTCCGCGACCTCGCCCGCGACGACGGCCCCCGCACCTGA